The stretch of DNA TGCCATCGGCGCATGCGGTCGACCGCGAGTTCCGCGTCATCGCAGCGCTCGGCAAACAGGGCTTTCCGGTGGCGAAGGCCTACGCGCTGTGCACCGACGACGCCGTGATCGGCGCGGCCTTCTACATCATGTCGATGGAAGAGGGCCGGGTGTTCTGGGACCCGACGCTGCCGAGCCAGACGCCGGACGACAGGCGCAAGATCTTCACCAGCAAGATCGAGACGCTGGCCAAGCTCCACGTTTTCAATCCGGAGGCGATCGGCCTCGGCGATTTCGGCAAGCCCGGCAATTATTTCGCGCGCCAGATCGATCGCTGGACGAAGCAGTACCGCGCCTCCGAGACGCAGCACATTCCGGAATTCGAGAAGGTGGCCGAATGGCTGCCGCGAACCGTGCCTGAGCAGAAGCGCGTTTCGATCGTCCACGGCGACTACCGCCTCGACAACATGATTTTCCATGCGACGGAACCGCGCGTGCAGGCGGTGCTGGACTGGGAGTTGTCGACGCTCGGCGATCCCATGGCCGACTTCACCTATCTGTTGATGCAGTGGACCATGCCGGGTCTGGCCAATGCCGACCTCAAGGCGCTCAACATTCCGAGCGTGGAAGAGGCCGCGCAGATCTACTGCGACGTCACCGGCACGGAAGTGCCCGACCTCAACTGGTACTTCGCCTACAACATGTTCCGCCTTGCGGGCATTACACAGGGTATCGCCGGCCGTATTCGCGACGGCACCGCCGCCAACGCCAAGGCGCTGGAGTCGGCGGCGCGCACCGTGCCGCTGTCGAAATCTTCCTGGGAATACGCTCAGAAGGCCGGCGCGACCTAAGCTGCGCCGTTAGTTCAGCCGTTTGGTTTCCTTGGCACTCTCACCGAACATTCGCGGCAGCCTGCTCATGGCGGTGTCCATGGCGGCGTTCACTGTGGTTGACACCATCACCAAGGCGGTGTCGTCAGAGATGAACATCGGCCAGGTGATGCTGGTGCGCGGGCTGTTTGCGGTTCTGCTGGTCGCGGCGTTCGCGCACCAACAGGGCGCGCTGCGGCCGCTGCACACGCTGATGCTGAGGCCAGTGGCGCTCAGGGTGCTGGGCGAGATCGGCGGCACGATCTCGTTCATGACGGCGCTGGTGCATCTGCCGCTTGCCAACACCTCGGCGATCTTGCAGGCGCTGCCGCTGGCGATCACGCTCGGCGCTGCCGTGATCCTCCGCGAGCCGGTCGGCTGGCGGCGCTGGTCGGCGATCGTGGCGGGCTTGATCGGCGTGCTCATCATCGTGCGGCCGGGGCTGGCTGGGTTCAACCAGTTCGCGCTGCTCGCGCTGGTGTCGGTCGCCTTTTGCGCGCTGCGTGACCTCGCGACCCGGCGCATTCCCGCAAAGATTCCGTCGCTGTTCATCACACTGCTGACGACTGTGACGGTGACGGCGGCCGGCGGCGCTATCCTCGTTCCGCTCGGCGGATGGACACCGCCATCCGCGAGTGCCCTTGGCCTGCAGGCGCTGGCCGCGGTGCTGCTGCTGATCGGCTATCAATGCATCATCTCGGCGCTGCGCTCCGGCGACATTTCGGCGGTGGCGCCGTTCCGCTATTCCGCGCTGCTATGGGCGATGCTGCTCGGCTATCTCGTGTTCGGCGACGTGCCTGATGCGATGATGGTGTTGGGGGCATCCATCATCGTGCTGTCCGGCCTCTACGCCTTCTACCGCGAGCGCATCCGTCCCCTCACCGCACGCTGGCAGCGGAATCATCCGGCTTGCCGCCCGACGGGTTGTGACCAGCGTCGCGGGAGCCCATATCTCCGAAGCTGATTGGAGATGGTCATGATCCAGCAACTGCGCATCTACGAAATATTCGAAAACAACAAGGCTGCGTTCCACGCCCGCTTTCGCGATCACGCCGCGCGCATCATGAAAACCAGATACGGTTTCCGGATCGTCGCGATGTGGGAAACCAAATTCGACGACAGGACCGAGTTTGCCTATCTGCTGGAATGGCCCGACGAGGCAACCAAGACCGCCACGTGGTCGGCTTTCATGGCCGATACCGAGTGGTCCGAGATCAAGCGCGTGACGCATGCGGAGCATGGCTTGATGGTGGGCCAGATCGAAGACCGTTTGCTTGTGCCGACGGACTATTCGCCAGCGAAACGCAGGAGCCTTCTTGCGGCATCAGCGTAGAACATTCTTGCGTTCCGGCTCTGCGGAGCAGCGTTACACGCTGCGCCGCATCCGGGGCGCGAGATCGTCGCTAAATCGGCTTGCCGGTGTAAGGCATCGACGCGGTGAGGCCGCCGTCGACCGGGATCGCCTGACCGTTGACGTAGGAGGCGTCGTCGCTGGCGAGGAACAATCCCATCGCCGCGAGCTCGTGCGGCTGGCCGGGGCGCTTCAGGGGATTGAGCTGGCCGATCTTGTCCTGGGTACCCCGCTCCTTGGCGCGGTCGAACACCGGCTTGGTCATGCCGGTTTCGATCAGGCCCGGGCATACCGCGTTGATGCGCACGCCGGTGCCGGACAGCGAGTAGGCGGTGGTCTGCACCAGGCTGATGACGCCGGCCTTGCTGGCGCCGTAAGGATGACCGCTGGCGCCGGCCTTGAGGCCCGCAACCGAGGCGGTGCAGACGATCGAGCCGGACTTCTGCTTGATCATGTGCGGCATCGAATGCTTGATCGCCAGGAACGGCCCGATCAGGTTGATGCGCAAGACTTCCTGCCAGTGGTCGACGGTCTGCTCAGCCAGCGGCACCAACCCGCCGCTGACGCCGGCATTGGCCCAGATCGCGTCGAGCCTGCCATATTTCGCGACCGCCTTGTCGATGAAGGCCTTGACGTCGGCTTCCGAACCCGCATCGGCCATCACGGCCTCGACTGCCGCCGGCATCGCTGACGAGCTTTGCGGTTTCCTTCACGCCCTCGGTGCGGTCGACGATGACGAGCTTCGCCCCTTCCCTGGAGAACAGCACCGATGCGGCGCGGCCGATGCCGCTGCCAGCACCGGTGATGACGACGGATTTGCCTTCGAGGCGGCCCATGAGTTTCTCCCTGATAGTTATGCGCGCAGGCGTCTGCCGCCTTGCGGAATTCAAACAAGATTTCAAACGTCCAAGAATCTTTGCCTGCCAAAGTCACTTGAGACGATGCGTGCTCTGACGTACAGCGACAACGAACAGTATTGAAGGGCTTTGGCGATGTCCAATCCAGACAAACCGCGGGTAGTTGCGACGCGATGGTGGTGGGTTCGCCATGCGCCGGTCCGCGAAGATAACGGCTGCATTTACGGGCAGAAGGATCTTGGCTGTGACACCAGCGATCGGGTGGTGTTCGAAGCGGTCGGAAAAATCCTGCCGCGCAATGCGGTCTGGTATGCGAGCAATCTGAAGCGAACGCACCAGACCGCGGACGCTATCTGGGCCGCCGGCTTTCCTAAGCCGTCAGATATGCCGCACGTGAATGCATTTGCCGAACAGCATCTCGGTGAGTGGCAAGGCCTGAATCGCGCGGCGTTCCTCGCCAGCCGGCCGATCGGCAGCCACTGGCTTACTGAGATCGACGAACCCGCGCCCGGCGGCGAGAGTTTCATGGACCTGTACAATCGCACATGCGGCGCCATCGAGCGCATCAACGCCGAGCAGGCGGGCAGGGACGTCATCGTCGTCGCGCATGGCGGCACGATCAGGGCCGCTGTCGGGCTTGCACTCGGTCAGCCAGAGAGAGGTCTCGCCTTCGATATCGACAATTGTTCGGTGACGCGGCTCGATTATCTCTCAAGCGCGAATTACACCGGCTGGCGGCTGCCGATGGTTAACCAGCAGCCCTGGATCGCGGACGCTTCGCACAACGCGATGCATCAGCCGGCAGGGCCCGAGGTGAAGCCGCCGGAGACGAAACTCGCTTGAGCCTCGAGTTGTCGAGGACCGCAAACGCTGCTTAGTTCGAATTCAAGACCAAACCGGCATCGCGCTGGATCAACATCGGGGAGAGAGACATGAGCTTGTTCGATATGACCGGGAAAGTCGCCGTCATCACCGGCTCGACGCGCGGCATCGGCCGCGCCATTGCCGAGCGCATGGCCGAACACGGCGCCAAGGTGGTGATCTCCTCGCGCAAGCAGGACGTCTGCGATCAGGTCACCAAGGAGATCAACGAAAAATTCGGCAAGGGCACCGCGGTTGCGATCGCGGCGAATATCTCGAGCAAGGAAAACCTGCAGAACCTCGTCGACGAATCCAACCGTGCGTTTGGCAAGATCGACGTGCTGGTCTGCAACGCCGCGTCCAATCCCTATTACGGCCCGCTCGCCGGCATTTCCGACGACCAGTTCCGAAAAATCCTCGACAATAACATCGTCGCCAACAACTGGCTGATCAACATGGTGGTGCCGCAGATGATCGAGCGCAAGGACGGCTCGATCGTTATCGTGTCCTCGATCGGCGGCCTGAAGGGCTCGACCGTGCTCGGCGCCTACGCGATCTCGAAGGCCGCCGACATGCAGCTCGCGCGCAACCTCGCCTGCGAATACGGCAAGCATAATATCCGCGTGAACTGCATCGCGCCCGGCCTGATCAAGACCGATTTCGCCAAGGCGCTGTGGGACAATCCCGAGACGCTGAAGGCCTCCACGGCACGCTCGCCGCTGCTCCGTATCGGCGTGCCCGACGAGATCGCGGGCGCCGCGGTGCTGATGGGATCGAAGGCCGGCGATTTCATGACCGGCCAGACCATCGTGATCGACGGTGGGGCTACGATCAGTTAATTGCGTGAACTCGTGTCCCGGACGCGGTGCAGCGCGAAAGCGCTGCTCCGCAGAGCCGGGACCTGTCGCATCCCGGCGTACAGCATCGGCCCCGGCTCAGCGACGCATCACTTCGTGCTGGGTCGCGTCCGGGGCACGAGACTTCACTCCACCGCCGCGTAGACCAGATCCCGCAGCAGGTTGCGGATATATTCGCGCTGGCCGGGGCCCTGCATCATGAATACCGTGAACAGGTCTTCCGCAGGATCGATGAAGAAGAACGTGCCGGCCATGCCGCTCCAGAAGAACTGGCCGAGCGAGCCCGGGAACGGCGCGATGCCGCGGTGCGTGCGGACGGCGAAGCCGAGGCCAAAGCCGTGGCCGGGCGGCATTAGCGGCGAGTCGACCTTCACGCCGGCGGTGAGGTGATCTGAGGCCATCAGCTCCAGCGTCTTGCGGCCGATGATCCTGTTGCCGTCGAGCACGCCGCCGTTGAGCAGCATCTGGCAGAACCGCGCATAATCCATCGTGGTCGAGACCAGCCCGCCGCCGCCGGATTCCATCGCGGGCTTCTCCAGCATGTTGAAGAGCTGCACCTTGTCGCCGTTCCACGGATCGGTCGCGAACGGCTCGGCGAGGCGGCCGGCATTGGCTTCGCCGGTATGGAATGCGGTCTCCGTCATTTGCAGCGGCGCCAGAATGCGTTCGGTCAGGAACGCGCCGAGCGATTTGCCGGAGACGACTTCGATGATGCGGCCGAGCACGTCGGTCGAGCGGCTGTAATTCCATTCCGCACCGGGCTGGCAGATCAGTGGCATGCCCGCGATCATGGTCGCGTGCTCGGCGTTGGTGATCTTGCGGCTGCGCAGCCGCGACTGCTGGTAGAGCTTTTGGACGAGGCTGTTGCCGGTGTGGTCGTAGGTCAGGCCCGACGTGTGCCGCAGCAGGTCCTGCACGGTCATCTGCCGCTTCACCGGGACCAGGTCGAGCTTGCCGTTGTTCTCGACGCCGACCTTCTGCTCGGCAAACTCCGGAATGAACTTGGCGACGGGATCGCCCAGGACGAAGTGGCCGTCCTCGACCAGCATCATGATGCCGACGGAAACGATCGGCTTGGTCATCGAGAAGATGCGGAAGATGCTGTCATGCGCCATCGGTGCGCTCGCGGCCGGGCTCTGCCGGCCGATCGCATCGAACCAGCCGACCTGGCCGCGCCGCGCCACCATCACCGTGGCACCGGGGAGGGTCCCCTTGTCGACCTCGCGCTTGAAGGCGTCCGACATCCGCTGCAGGCGGATGCTCGAGAGCCCGATGGTTTCCGGCTTGGCGTCGGGGAGGGCAGGGGTCTGGGGGGCGGATGTCTGCCGGGCGGCGGTCTGCGCGTTCATGGTCTCTCCCGTGGCGCTTGTTGTTTGTGAGACCCGAGTCTGGCGCAGAAGCTCCGGATTGAACAGAGCGTTTCTGGCAGGTATCGGGCGATGAAAAGGAGTGAAGCGGGCATTGCCTTTCATGGCTGGTCAATTAAGGGTAGTGAAAGGCGTGGGCTACCATCTGGTTGATGGACGGGGATAACGGGGGCTTCATTTGGGGACGATGCTGGGGCTGGCGCGGTTCGCCGCGCTTGCGGTGCTGTTTGCGCTCGCGGGATGCGTGACGACAGAGAATTCGCTGTCGCAAAACGACATTGCGAGCATGAAGCTGACTGGTGTCACCGTCAGCTTCGCGCCGGAGGCGGGCATCCAGTGGGAGGACGGCATCCGTGCCTATGCCACCTCCAAGGCGATTCCCGATCATGAGATCGCAACGGCTACCAACACGCCGGAGGGCAAGGCGTATGTACGGGACTCACTCGCGCCGCGGATCAAGGCGGGTGTTGAACAGGCGATGGCCGGCCAGCTCAACGGCTCGCGGCCGGTGCGGCTCGAAATAGTCGTCAAGAGCTTCGTGATTGCCTCTGCGGTGCAGCGCATCCTGATCGGAGGCGGTCGCGGCATGGTTGCCGACGCCAATCTGGTCGACGCGCGGACCGGCGCGCTGATCATCGCCTATCCCGACGTGCGCGCGGTCATGATGGTTGGAAACGGGATCGTGGGGACGGCGGTCCAGGCCGCGATCGATAGCGCGTCCACGCAAAGCCCCGCCGACAAGCTCATCGGGGTCTATGGCCAGAATTATCGGGACTGGCTGGTGCGCAGAACCTAGCGCTGATCCTTACGCTTCGCCCTTGCAATCGGGGCATGCCCTATGCTTGAAACGGCGCGAAGCGGCGCATGCGCCGGTTCCCTGCAGGAGTGTAGCTCAATTGGTAGAGCACCGGTCTCCAAAACCGGGGGTCGCAGGTTCGAGCCCTGCCACTCCTGCCAGCTAAATCAAGCACTTAAGCAGATTTTCGACAACGGGCCGGCGATGCTTCCCGGGCGATCGATCCGCGCTGCCCGCCCGTCTTTACGGAGCGTGAGATTACACGATGCCGACGGCTGCCCGATCGGCGGGCCGAGCCGGCTCGCCAGCAGCGGCGTGGAATCTGTCCACGGTCGGCGGACTAGCGTGAGCGTGAGTCGGCTTTTCAACGCGTTTCGACCATGACCGATAGTAGGCGACAGCCGTCATGATTGCGATGCCGGCGGTTCCAACCAGCAATTGAGCGATAATCCCGTCAGAAGTCGTCTTCAGGACAAAATAGCCGATGAACGAGAGGTAGATGCCGACGGCAAACACTTCGAGGGATTGCTGGCCGCACTTGATCAGCGGTTTCCAGATCGCAGCCTGGAGCCCTACGGCATCGATCGGTATGAACCGCGCGCCCAGGATGATCACGATGGCGAGATGCAGGAAGCGATAGGGCGCCAGATTGGTCTTGTCGTTCGGGCTGAAGGCTTCGAACAGAACGCGCGGAAACAAGGCCTGAAGCTCAGCTATAAGTCCGGATAGCGTCATGACGGCCGCAAAGACCAAATAGGCCACTCCGAACACGAGGACTGCCCTGGAGCGCACCAGGAAGTGCAGCGTATTGGCCCCGCCCAGCGCCAGCCATGCGCCAAGTACAAAAAGAAGCTGCCACGCGAACGGGTTGAAATACCAAACTCCTGACGGGTAGGAGGGAAGGTTCCAGCCGAATTGCCGGGCCGCGAGATAGAGCAATACGGATCCCAGCATCACCCAATTGCGGTGCCTGAGCATCAGCCAGAGCACCGGCGGAAAGGCGCCCATCAGGACGACGTAGAGCGGCAGCACGTCGAGGTTCAGCGGCTTGTACCGGAGCAACAGCCCTTGCGTGATGGTTTCAACCGGCGCGTTCAACAAGGGGGCGACATTGAACCGGTCGACGAGACCGGGCGCGTTGAAGCTGTTTGAGAGCAAATGGACGGAAGCCAGATAGAACACGAGCAGCAAGATGTGGGCGGCGTAGATTTGCCACACGCGCCGCAACAGTCTCGTCGTTCCGAAGACGAAGCCGCCCTCGAGCATTCGTCTGCCGAAGACGAGCGCCGAGGTGTAGCCGGAAATGAACACGAACAGATCGGCGCCATCGCTGAAGCCGTAGTTTCGGAACGAAAACCAGGCCAGTACGCTGGTGGAGACATGGCCAAGGAACATCAGCCAATTGGCGAGGCCGCGGAACAGGTCCAGCCGCAAGTCCCGCTTCGACGGTGGAAGTGCAAGCTCGACCTGCATTCGTTCTCAGCCCATACCGACAAGCGTCGGGACGACCTTCCCGCCAGCGCCGACGTCTTCCGGCGAGCAGCCAAGTCTTGGAAAGGCAACCTTGAGAACGTAGGGGGCCGGCGAGGCAGACCATTGAGCCAAGTCAATTGATGCGACTGGATTTACGGGGTCCGATGCGGTGGCGCAGCCGGCGGAAGCGCGCCAACCCAAGTTGGTCAGCTAAAATGAACGCCTAATCAACGGCTTGGGCGAACTTCCTGCCGTTCGGCAGGAACTAAGCGAAGAATGCGGTGAGGACAGCTACATCCGACCGGGCGGGAGGCTCGCCCCGCAGGTCGGCGTCGATCACCCGCCGGCATGCATCGATCGTAATGACGTCGCCGAGGTCGTTCGCCGCGTCGAGAACGGTCCAGGCCGTCTCGCCCGCCGGTCTTTCCAGGTCTTGGCCGAACAGAGCCATGGTCGTTTCGCTCCCCCTATGGAGCACACAGAATGGCCGGGAGCTTTTAAAATCCAGATCGCGGGCCTGTGGGCATTTGAGAGAAGGCTGTACCCAGGAATTAACCAATGACTGGCGGTCTTTTCGTTAGGCGCCCGCCCAAAGCGACCGTTTGGAGCCCCGCGGCACCCCGTACCTTGACCTTTTGCCCGGCCGGCAGTAGATACCCGCCACCTGCAGCCGGCCCGCTAGATGCGGATATCCGGCGCGGCTTTGAATTCCCCCGAACAATCGAGCCCGCTTGGCGGCTCATCCTTCGAGAGAGGGCTGGGCGCGAGAGGGCTGTTCGGATTCGCTTTAAATTGCAATCGTCTCACCAAGGACGCGGTAACCAACGATGGCTTTCAGCCCGTTCAAATTCCTGCAGGAAGTGCGCTCGGAGACCGCCAAGGTCACCTGGCCGACGCGCCGCGAGACGACGATCACCACGATCATGGTGTTCGTAATGGTTGCGCTGGCTTCGATCTTCTTTTTCACTTCGGATTTGATCATCCGTTATGTCGTCACCTTCCTGCTGGGCGTCCACTGATGAGCACCGGAACCCAATCCATGGACAAGCGCTGGTATATTGTTCACGCCTATTCGAATTTCGAAAAGAAGGTCTCGGAATCGATCCGGGAACAGGCCAAGCAGCGCGGGCTCGAGGAATTGTTCGAGCAGGTGCTGGTGCCGACCGAAAAGGTCACCGAAGTGCGCCGCGGCCGCAAGATCGACGCCGAGCGCAAATTCTTCCCGGGTTACGTGCTGGTGAAGATGAAGCTGACCGACGAGGCGTTCCATCTCATCAAGAACACGCCCAAGGTGACCGGCTTCCTCGGCGCCGAAAACAAGCCGATGCCGATCTCCGAGTCCGAAGCGATGCGGATCCTGCACCAGGTGCAGGAAGGCGTCGAACGTCCGAAGGCGTCGGTGTCGTTTGAAATCGGCGAGAACGTCCGCGTGGCCGATGGGCCGTTTGCGTCGTTCTCCGGCGTGGTTGAAGAAATTGACGAGGCGCGTTCGCGCGTGAAGGTCGCGGTGTCGATCTTCGGTCGCGCCACGCCCGTCGAACTGGAATTCGGTCAGGTCGAGAAGGTCTGATTGATCGTCATTGCCGGGCCTGACCCGGCAATCCATCCGCTTCGTAACAAGGCATTTTACGAAGATCGATGGATGCCCGGATCAAGTCCGGGCATGACAGGAGTGGAAGCGGCAACGCTTCCGTAATGCCGTGGAAGGGGACTGACGGTCGCCAGCCGTCATGCGAACCGCACCACGGTCCTGTGAAGCTTCCGGATTGTCTGGAGCAACATGAGGAGCAGTAAATGGCAAAGAAAGTGACCGGATACCTGAAATTGCAGGTGCCGGCCGGTGCGGCGAATCCTTCGCCCCCGATCGGTCCCGCGCTTGGTCAGCGCGGTCTCAACATCATGGAATTCTGCAAGGCGTTCAACGCGCAGACGCAGAAGGAAGAAAAGAACACCCCGATCCCGGTGATCATCACCATCTATGCGGACCGTTCCTTCACCTTCGAGATGAAGACGCCGCCGATGTCCCACTTCCTCAAGCAGGCCGCCAAGATCCAGTCCGGTTCGAAAGCCCCGGGCCGCGACAAGGCCGGCCAGGTGACACGCGAGCAGGTGCGCGAGATCGCCGAGAAGAAGATGAAGGATCTCAATTGCGATTCCATCGAGTCGGCCATGAAGATGGTCGAGGGCTCCGCCCGTTCGATGGGTCTGGAAGTTGCGGGGTAACGGGCCATGGCAATCGGAAAACGTTTGAAGAAGGCCCGCGAGGGTGTCGACCGCGAGAAGCTCTATCCGCTCGCGGATGCCATCAAGATGGTCAAGGAACGCGCCAAGTCGAAGTTCGACGAGACGATCGAGATCGCGATCAATCTCGGCGTCGACCCGCGTCACGCCGACCAGATGGTTCGCGGCGTCGTCAACCTGCCGAACGGCACCGGCCGCACCTTGCGCGTGGGCGTGTTCGCCCGTGGCGCCAAGGCGGAAGAAGCCAAGGCAGCAGGTGCTGACGTCGTCGGCGCCGAAGATCTGGTCGAGAAGGTGCAGGGCGGCAACATCGATTTCGATCGTTGTATCGCCACCCCCGACATGATGCCGCTGGTCGGCCGCCTCGGTAAGGTGCTCGGGCCCCGCGGCATGATGCCGAACCCGAAGATCGGCACCGTGACGATGGACGTCGCCACCGCCGTGAAGGGCGCCAAGGGCGGCTCGGTCGAGTTTCGCGTCGAGAAGGCCGGCATCGTGCAGGCCGGCGTCGGCAAGGCCTCGTTCTCCGAGGAAAAGCTGGTGCAGAACGTGAAAGCGCTTGCGGACGCGGTGTCGAAGGCAAAGCCCGCCGGCGCCAAGGGTACCTACATCCAGCGCGTGGCGGTCTCCTCCACCATGGGCCCGGGCGTCAAGGTTGAGCCGGGCACGCTGCTCGGCTAGTTCCTCGCGGCTTACGTGAATAAACAAGGGCGGAATCGGGTGACCGATTCCGCCCTTTGCGTTTGATGCGGCATTTGCGTAATCGTCGCCCCGCCGGACTTGCCAAGAAGGAACAACAATGCCCGAGAAGGTCCTGATCTATTCGCGTTTTCCAAAAGCCCAGATGGAGCGTTTCGGCGAGCGTTTTGAGCTGCTGAATGCTGCCGGCAAGCCGCCCAATGAAATGTTTTCCGCCGAACAGCTCACAGACATTCGCGCGATGATCACGGCCGGCGGTACGCCGCTCGGCGGCAATGCGATGGACCTCCTGCCCAAGCTCGGCGCCATCATCTGCTACGGTACCGGCTATGACGGCGTCGATCTGGCTGCGGCGGCGAAACGCAACATCGCAGTCGGCCACAGCCCGGGGGCCAACGCGGCGTCGGTCGCCGACATCGCGGTCACCTTGATGCTGGCGGCCACGCGGCGACTGCTCGTGGCTGACGACTATGTGCGGGGCGGGAACTGGGCCGCCGCAAAGCCGTCGCCGATGATGCGACCGCAGGCAGGGATGCTTGGTCGCAGAATAGGCGTCTACGGCATGGGCGAGATCGGCCGCAAGATCGCGTCGCGCGTCGCCGCCTTCGAGACCGAGGTCGGCTATTTCAGCCGCCGCAGGCACGACGTTCCCTATCAATATTTTCCGACGCTCGATGCGTTGGCCGAATGGTGCAGCGTCCTGATGATCGCGGTGCGGGCGGGGGCGGATACCCATCATGCCGTCGATGCCAATATCCTCAAGAAGCTCGGCAAGGACGGTTACGTCGTCAACATTTCGCGCGGCTCGGTGATCGACCAGCCGGCTTTGATCGCGGCGCTGACCGACCAGACCATCGCCGGCGCGGGCCTTGACGTGTATGCGAAGGAGCCGCACGCGCCCGACGCGCTGACGGCGCTGCCCAATGTCGTGCTGTCCCCGCATATCGGCGGCCATACGCTGGAGTCGCATGTCGCGATGCAGGACTGCGTGATCGCCAATCTCGACGCCTTCTTCGCCGGCAAGCCGCTCGCTCACCCGGTGACGTCAGCCGGCTGACCTGTCCGAGATTTGCTGACCGGCTTCGGCGCCTGTCTCAACGATGCGCGAGCCCTCTGAGGTAGGCGCAAAACATATCGGCCATGGCGTCGGCGTAGGCCTCGATCTCTGCGGGGGCTCGTGGACTTTCCGAAAACTGCTTCCCGACCGCGCTGAGCGTCGTCGTAATCAGGTCGCCAGCCAGTGCACGCGTCGCCTCTGAGGCCTTGGGCAGCGCCTCCTGCATGAAGACCCGGACCGTGCGGTCTCCCGATGCCCTCGCTTCCCTCGCCTCGGGAGCATCGCGATAGAGAGGGGCGGCGTCGTCGAGCGCGACACGCACGGCGGCCTCATCGCATTCCGAGCGGATGAAGGCGTGGACCAAAGTGCGCAGCCGTTCGCGCGGCGGTCTCCGGACGTCCTCAAGGATGCCGCGCAGCATCTCGCTCGTCTGCCGCCATTCGTCGCTCTGGAGCCGGAACA from Bradyrhizobium sp. AZCC 1693 encodes:
- a CDS encoding phosphotransferase family protein, with the protein product MADGVRKDEEFSGTKEVEERHRIDEASLERWMREHVEGYQGPLTVLQFKGGQSNPTYKLETPARSYVMRRKPFGKLLPSAHAVDREFRVIAALGKQGFPVAKAYALCTDDAVIGAAFYIMSMEEGRVFWDPTLPSQTPDDRRKIFTSKIETLAKLHVFNPEAIGLGDFGKPGNYFARQIDRWTKQYRASETQHIPEFEKVAEWLPRTVPEQKRVSIVHGDYRLDNMIFHATEPRVQAVLDWELSTLGDPMADFTYLLMQWTMPGLANADLKALNIPSVEEAAQIYCDVTGTEVPDLNWYFAYNMFRLAGITQGIAGRIRDGTAANAKALESAARTVPLSKSSWEYAQKAGAT
- a CDS encoding DMT family transporter → MAAFTVVDTITKAVSSEMNIGQVMLVRGLFAVLLVAAFAHQQGALRPLHTLMLRPVALRVLGEIGGTISFMTALVHLPLANTSAILQALPLAITLGAAVILREPVGWRRWSAIVAGLIGVLIIVRPGLAGFNQFALLALVSVAFCALRDLATRRIPAKIPSLFITLLTTVTVTAAGGAILVPLGGWTPPSASALGLQALAAVLLLIGYQCIISALRSGDISAVAPFRYSALLWAMLLGYLVFGDVPDAMMVLGASIIVLSGLYAFYRERIRPLTARWQRNHPACRPTGCDQRRGSPYLRS
- a CDS encoding NIPSNAP family protein; the encoded protein is MIQQLRIYEIFENNKAAFHARFRDHAARIMKTRYGFRIVAMWETKFDDRTEFAYLLEWPDEATKTATWSAFMADTEWSEIKRVTHAEHGLMVGQIEDRLLVPTDYSPAKRRSLLAASA
- a CDS encoding histidine phosphatase family protein, producing MSNPDKPRVVATRWWWVRHAPVREDNGCIYGQKDLGCDTSDRVVFEAVGKILPRNAVWYASNLKRTHQTADAIWAAGFPKPSDMPHVNAFAEQHLGEWQGLNRAAFLASRPIGSHWLTEIDEPAPGGESFMDLYNRTCGAIERINAEQAGRDVIVVAHGGTIRAAVGLALGQPERGLAFDIDNCSVTRLDYLSSANYTGWRLPMVNQQPWIADASHNAMHQPAGPEVKPPETKLA
- a CDS encoding SDR family NAD(P)-dependent oxidoreductase, translating into MSLFDMTGKVAVITGSTRGIGRAIAERMAEHGAKVVISSRKQDVCDQVTKEINEKFGKGTAVAIAANISSKENLQNLVDESNRAFGKIDVLVCNAASNPYYGPLAGISDDQFRKILDNNIVANNWLINMVVPQMIERKDGSIVIVSSIGGLKGSTVLGAYAISKAADMQLARNLACEYGKHNIRVNCIAPGLIKTDFAKALWDNPETLKASTARSPLLRIGVPDEIAGAAVLMGSKAGDFMTGQTIVIDGGATIS
- a CDS encoding serine hydrolase domain-containing protein; this translates as MNAQTAARQTSAPQTPALPDAKPETIGLSSIRLQRMSDAFKREVDKGTLPGATVMVARRGQVGWFDAIGRQSPAASAPMAHDSIFRIFSMTKPIVSVGIMMLVEDGHFVLGDPVAKFIPEFAEQKVGVENNGKLDLVPVKRQMTVQDLLRHTSGLTYDHTGNSLVQKLYQQSRLRSRKITNAEHATMIAGMPLICQPGAEWNYSRSTDVLGRIIEVVSGKSLGAFLTERILAPLQMTETAFHTGEANAGRLAEPFATDPWNGDKVQLFNMLEKPAMESGGGGLVSTTMDYARFCQMLLNGGVLDGNRIIGRKTLELMASDHLTAGVKVDSPLMPPGHGFGLGFAVRTHRGIAPFPGSLGQFFWSGMAGTFFFIDPAEDLFTVFMMQGPGQREYIRNLLRDLVYAAVE
- a CDS encoding OpgC domain-containing protein, whose translation is MQVELALPPSKRDLRLDLFRGLANWLMFLGHVSTSVLAWFSFRNYGFSDGADLFVFISGYTSALVFGRRMLEGGFVFGTTRLLRRVWQIYAAHILLLVFYLASVHLLSNSFNAPGLVDRFNVAPLLNAPVETITQGLLLRYKPLNLDVLPLYVVLMGAFPPVLWLMLRHRNWVMLGSVLLYLAARQFGWNLPSYPSGVWYFNPFAWQLLFVLGAWLALGGANTLHFLVRSRAVLVFGVAYLVFAAVMTLSGLIAELQALFPRVLFEAFSPNDKTNLAPYRFLHLAIVIILGARFIPIDAVGLQAAIWKPLIKCGQQSLEVFAVGIYLSFIGYFVLKTTSDGIIAQLLVGTAGIAIMTAVAYYRSWSKRVEKPTHAHASPPTVDRFHAAAGEPARPADRAAVGIV
- the secE gene encoding preprotein translocase subunit SecE: MAFSPFKFLQEVRSETAKVTWPTRRETTITTIMVFVMVALASIFFFTSDLIIRYVVTFLLGVH
- the nusG gene encoding transcription termination/antitermination protein NusG translates to MDKRWYIVHAYSNFEKKVSESIREQAKQRGLEELFEQVLVPTEKVTEVRRGRKIDAERKFFPGYVLVKMKLTDEAFHLIKNTPKVTGFLGAENKPMPISESEAMRILHQVQEGVERPKASVSFEIGENVRVADGPFASFSGVVEEIDEARSRVKVAVSIFGRATPVELEFGQVEKV
- the rplK gene encoding 50S ribosomal protein L11, producing the protein MAKKVTGYLKLQVPAGAANPSPPIGPALGQRGLNIMEFCKAFNAQTQKEEKNTPIPVIITIYADRSFTFEMKTPPMSHFLKQAAKIQSGSKAPGRDKAGQVTREQVREIAEKKMKDLNCDSIESAMKMVEGSARSMGLEVAG